The Gilliamella apicola genome window below encodes:
- a CDS encoding T6SS effector BTH_I2691 family protein, translating into MTDKQCGCQTQGIAILPVRYTVIPNYLNVDTPLWANLDAVTKVRLAIDYKYHVRSLRSGFLYIYLPNEIGDEKWQIYTIDDNGNLFKQHSINTAKTAKEIENEGGFRCPNLANNPTHNKFITIPNPEEQKKIYIAFSEFIWTDELIEICENNPEQRMQSIDTKDWKGNQEKISISATNATQKNIEQILDFNPTFEQTKLPYDDNEKVNVKNSIKEYSDKTKLQKHIYNDNLSYDKKGINQKTGVGGFVAYGFDNAVLNKNTTCIPWTKQQGQAKSVAYTMKRYCQGYSPVLIAIDDPVGIAYELNGYFTEIYAKDSQYRQERELEFDSLSSYEFATQILIQQDIKRDLENHYSQNPYFEWIMQNKQLPDSSSMPVFSIYNQLSILINHELYGKTYAFRQRIQMLIGKEFDTLLPPIGYGKSYYQLDKNYFLYGKNKNRFDREGRTANAIYPQYIDLTPEQKVLVTNKAQSSIEQYADMLLNDFDVHKQDYINESKSYIDSIYQKYSKCLNPENFNKQYKSLQDKISEIATERAIQNIEWILQSSFYQHMKDLDGNIWYEVVATNDQTKDELDNQAEIDLAKSDNDITDEEAQKISAKVNPYGVIYREVVDRCTAGLELTKIGKKQIKLWFNPSNAKKDTSESIMLRGLANNNDMILKDIQTILEKIENTKEDVKVDEVYGTTKLGKLAAYYKKIQGFTNAIKKYEDELKKAKEAISKNKSILKDAKKLGIKIPNNDRLLKIMTSNPMLKMNNLALRFANEMFHPLNIATRRINASLCFMFHGSLFGIPKYGTKIYCKSVEKMNDIILNTALQMGEPGNSVRQLTSEEKDNILNYKKQYKQARAEHNRLNELKFNEKYADTLTKLKKSNLEDIETVNIKEPNASKGFKDVRLALFIAIFEVYNWGVLFNKRQELKNDDFWNGEMIGSTLALSAIASELLFQFTKVSMGSETVIAGRMKVLSGFLGATTGLFVGVTRFSKGVEEWSQENYGIALLNFMNGGLYFVNARLTLIAAVTYHVPWMERILLKRAIRKQFVKEVVNRVLSVYAVQYLAKRVALLGTTLWIGIIIMLLDVLIEYLTDNDLEKYLKYSALGTENQDSKSYATIEAQQTAFKKVLKDTFGITESMLQSNNQNNNQNNNQNNNQQKEQPNNKKFTEEDALLLIKNDFKRQKAYREGLLTDIAKQKALAELFKQQYKYNNVNGYSIGDIFSGKMN; encoded by the coding sequence ATGACAGATAAACAATGTGGATGCCAGACACAAGGAATTGCGATCTTACCTGTAAGATATACTGTAATACCAAATTATCTTAATGTTGATACTCCACTTTGGGCAAATTTAGATGCAGTAACTAAAGTAAGATTAGCAATTGATTATAAGTATCACGTCAGATCCTTACGTAGTGGTTTTTTGTATATATATCTTCCCAATGAAATTGGTGATGAAAAATGGCAAATTTATACTATTGATGATAATGGTAATTTATTTAAACAGCACTCCATTAATACGGCTAAGACAGCAAAAGAAATTGAAAATGAAGGTGGATTTAGATGTCCTAATCTAGCTAATAATCCCACACATAATAAGTTTATAACTATACCAAATCCTGAAGAACAAAAAAAAATATACATTGCATTTAGTGAATTTATATGGACAGATGAGTTAATTGAAATCTGTGAGAATAATCCTGAACAACGTATGCAAAGTATTGATACTAAAGATTGGAAAGGTAATCAAGAAAAAATTTCAATTAGTGCTACTAATGCAACTCAAAAAAATATAGAGCAAATTTTAGATTTTAATCCTACTTTTGAGCAAACAAAATTACCGTATGATGATAATGAAAAAGTCAACGTTAAAAATTCTATAAAAGAATATAGTGATAAAACAAAACTTCAAAAGCATATTTACAATGATAATCTCAGTTATGATAAAAAAGGAATTAATCAAAAAACGGGGGTTGGTGGATTTGTTGCTTATGGTTTTGATAACGCTGTATTAAATAAGAATACCACTTGTATACCTTGGACGAAACAGCAAGGACAGGCAAAATCAGTTGCATATACAATGAAAAGGTATTGTCAAGGATATTCACCTGTCTTAATTGCCATTGATGACCCTGTAGGAATTGCATATGAGTTAAATGGCTATTTTACTGAAATATATGCTAAAGATTCTCAGTACAGACAAGAGCGAGAATTAGAATTTGATTCTCTTTCTTCATATGAATTTGCTACTCAAATTCTAATTCAGCAAGATATTAAGCGTGATTTAGAAAACCATTATAGCCAAAATCCTTATTTTGAATGGATTATGCAGAATAAACAATTACCTGATTCTAGTTCAATGCCAGTTTTTTCTATATATAATCAGCTTTCAATTCTAATAAATCATGAACTTTATGGAAAAACATATGCGTTTAGGCAACGTATTCAAATGTTGATTGGTAAAGAGTTTGATACTTTGTTACCGCCTATTGGTTATGGAAAAAGTTATTATCAATTAGATAAAAATTATTTTTTATACGGAAAGAATAAGAACCGCTTTGATCGAGAAGGAAGAACCGCAAATGCGATTTATCCTCAATATATTGATTTAACACCAGAGCAAAAAGTACTTGTTACTAACAAAGCACAATCTAGTATTGAACAATACGCTGATATGCTTCTTAATGATTTCGATGTTCACAAACAAGATTATATTAATGAAAGTAAAAGCTATATAGATAGTATCTATCAAAAATATTCAAAATGTTTGAATCCTGAAAATTTCAATAAACAATATAAATCTTTGCAAGATAAAATATCTGAAATAGCGACAGAAAGAGCAATACAAAACATAGAATGGATTCTACAAAGTAGCTTTTACCAGCATATGAAAGATTTAGATGGGAATATCTGGTATGAAGTTGTTGCAACTAATGATCAAACTAAAGATGAGCTTGATAATCAAGCTGAAATTGATTTAGCAAAATCTGATAATGACATCACTGATGAAGAAGCACAGAAAATTTCTGCCAAAGTCAATCCCTATGGGGTAATTTATAGAGAAGTGGTTGATAGATGTACCGCAGGATTGGAGCTAACCAAAATTGGTAAAAAACAAATTAAATTGTGGTTTAATCCTTCCAATGCTAAGAAAGATACTAGTGAAAGTATTATGTTACGAGGATTAGCGAACAATAATGATATGATCCTAAAAGATATACAAACCATACTTGAAAAAATTGAAAATACAAAAGAAGACGTTAAGGTTGACGAAGTCTATGGCACAACAAAACTTGGCAAATTAGCTGCATATTATAAAAAAATACAGGGATTTACCAATGCTATTAAAAAATATGAAGACGAATTAAAAAAAGCTAAAGAAGCTATTTCTAAAAATAAAAGTATTTTAAAAGATGCTAAAAAATTAGGGATCAAAATACCAAATAATGATCGCTTGCTTAAAATTATGACCAGCAATCCAATGCTAAAAATGAATAATCTCGCATTGCGTTTTGCAAATGAAATGTTTCATCCCTTAAATATTGCAACGCGTAGAATTAACGCTTCACTGTGTTTTATGTTCCATGGATCACTCTTTGGAATCCCAAAGTATGGAACTAAAATCTACTGTAAATCAGTTGAAAAAATGAATGATATTATACTTAATACAGCATTACAAATGGGTGAACCTGGCAACTCGGTCAGACAATTAACTAGTGAAGAAAAAGACAACATACTCAATTACAAAAAACAATATAAACAAGCTCGTGCAGAACATAATCGACTTAATGAACTTAAATTTAATGAAAAATATGCCGATACTCTAACAAAATTAAAAAAATCAAATTTAGAAGACATTGAAACTGTTAATATTAAAGAACCAAATGCAAGTAAAGGATTTAAAGACGTACGTTTAGCCTTGTTTATTGCCATTTTTGAAGTATATAACTGGGGCGTTCTTTTTAATAAACGTCAAGAATTAAAAAATGATGATTTCTGGAATGGCGAAATGATCGGTTCAACTTTAGCCTTGAGCGCAATAGCAAGCGAGCTTCTTTTTCAATTTACCAAAGTGTCTATGGGATCTGAAACAGTTATAGCTGGTCGAATGAAAGTTTTATCTGGATTTTTAGGGGCAACAACTGGATTGTTTGTTGGTGTTACGAGATTTTCAAAAGGTGTAGAAGAATGGTCACAAGAAAATTATGGCATAGCATTACTAAATTTTATGAATGGTGGATTGTATTTTGTTAATGCCAGATTAACACTCATTGCTGCTGTGACTTATCACGTCCCTTGGATGGAACGAATATTGCTGAAAAGGGCTATTCGCAAACAGTTCGTTAAAGAAGTCGTTAATCGTGTTCTTTCAGTTTATGCTGTCCAATATTTAGCTAAGCGTGTAGCATTACTTGGAACAACCTTATGGATAGGTATCATTATTATGTTACTTGATGTATTGATTGAGTATTTAACAGATAATGATCTTGAAAAGTATCTGAAATATAGTGCATTAGGAACGGAAAACCAAGACTCAAAGAGCTATGCAACTATTGAAGCTCAACAAACTGCATTTAAAAAAGTATTAAAAGACACGTTTGGTATTACTGAGTCAATGTTACAAAGTAATAATCAAAATAACAATCAAAATAATAATCAAAATAATAATCAGCAAAAAGAACAACCAAACAACAAAAAATTTACCGAAGAAGATGCACTGTTACTCATCAAGAACGATTTTAAAAGGCAAAAAGCCTACCGAGAAGGGTTATTAACCGATATTGCTAAGCAAAAAGCATTAGCTGAACTGTTTAAACAGCAATATAAATATAACAATGTGAATGGTTATTCAATTGGGGATATTTTTTCTGGAAAAATGAACTAA
- a CDS encoding putative type VI secretion system effector, with the protein MSEYFQIIKGKISDLKVIDTSSAVFGTGALNGLPAISQALIGDNLAAASQVATSNRYEDESDFLNSVQYFTCKIGNLEVRGIFCRAFFRNGDQVEVVVEPCDEDGYFAYALRRPIDHRLWLYPWAMKGSKANNKDALKNVGLFILSIYLCNLVLIIVASNNLDDFVFGVSIITPLYILLFLIGYFWYKKLLGGGSKEADKIFATLGYPDPETVDMEKEFLEVFINKSESDPDFYVDTTTEEYRQEVPDGVKWVTFYCEAPPIPDYITVIDTELDDNLDDKHKE; encoded by the coding sequence ATGAGTGAGTATTTTCAAATTATCAAAGGTAAAATATCAGATCTAAAAGTGATTGATACAAGTTCAGCCGTCTTTGGTACTGGAGCTTTAAATGGTCTACCCGCTATCAGTCAAGCATTAATAGGCGATAATCTTGCCGCTGCCAGTCAAGTAGCAACATCAAACCGCTATGAAGATGAAAGTGATTTTCTTAATAGTGTTCAGTACTTTACTTGTAAAATAGGTAACCTAGAAGTTCGAGGCATTTTTTGTCGAGCATTTTTTCGGAATGGTGATCAGGTAGAAGTTGTGGTTGAACCATGTGACGAAGACGGTTATTTCGCGTATGCGTTACGTCGTCCAATTGATCATCGACTTTGGCTTTACCCTTGGGCAATGAAAGGTTCAAAGGCTAATAATAAAGATGCATTAAAAAATGTGGGACTTTTTATATTATCAATTTACCTTTGTAATTTAGTTTTAATTATTGTTGCATCTAATAATTTAGATGATTTTGTTTTTGGAGTCTCGATTATAACACCATTATATATCTTATTGTTTTTAATTGGTTATTTTTGGTATAAAAAATTACTCGGAGGTGGCTCAAAAGAGGCCGATAAAATATTTGCTACACTTGGGTATCCCGACCCGGAAACGGTCGACATGGAAAAGGAATTTTTAGAAGTTTTTATAAATAAATCCGAATCCGATCCGGATTTCTATGTTGATACGACAACCGAAGAATATCGACAAGAAGTTCCAGATGGCGTTAAATGGGTCACCTTTTACTGTGAAGCGCCACCAATACCAGATTATATTACGGTGATTGATACCGAACTGGATGATAATCTTGATGATAAACACAAAGAATAA
- a CDS encoding putative type VI secretion system effector, translating into MSEYFQIIKGKISDLKVIDTSLAVFGSGALNGLPAISHAVMGDNLAAASQVATSNRYEDESDFLNSVQYFTCKIGNLEVRGIFCRAFFRNGDQVEVVVEPCDEDGYFAYALRRPIDHRLWLYPWAMKGSKANNKDALKNVGLFILSIYLCNLVLIIVASNNLDDFVFGVSIITPLYILLFLIGYFWYKKLLGGGSKEADKIFATLGYPDPKTVDMEKEILEVFINNKSTSDPDFYFDTTTEEYLRKDPDGVKWVTFYREAPPIPDYIKVIDTELDDNIEDNRI; encoded by the coding sequence ATGAGTGAGTATTTTCAAATTATCAAAGGTAAAATATCTGACCTAAAAGTGATTGATACAAGTTTAGCCGTCTTTGGAAGTGGTGCTTTAAATGGTCTACCCGCTATCAGTCACGCAGTAATGGGCGATAATCTTGCCGCTGCCAGTCAAGTCGCAACATCAAATCGCTATGAAGATGAAAGTGATTTTCTTAATAGTGTTCAGTACTTTACTTGTAAAATAGGTAACCTAGAAGTTCGAGGCATTTTTTGTCGAGCATTTTTTCGGAATGGTGATCAGGTAGAAGTTGTGGTTGAACCATGTGACGAAGACGGTTATTTCGCGTATGCGTTACGTCGTCCAATTGATCATCGACTTTGGCTTTACCCTTGGGCAATGAAAGGTTCAAAGGCTAATAATAAAGATGCATTAAAAAATGTGGGACTTTTTATATTATCAATTTACCTTTGTAATTTAGTTTTAATTATTGTTGCATCTAATAATTTAGATGATTTTGTTTTTGGAGTCTCGATTATAACACCATTATATATCTTATTGTTTTTAATTGGTTATTTTTGGTATAAAAAATTACTCGGAGGAGGCTCAAAAGAGGCCGATAAAATATTTGCTACACTAGGCTATCCCGACCCGAAAACGGTAGACATGGAAAAGGAAATATTAGAAGTTTTTATAAATAATAAATCCACATCCGATCCGGATTTCTATTTTGACACGACAACCGAAGAATATCTACGAAAAGACCCGGATGGCGTTAAATGGGTCACCTTTTACCGTGAAGCACCACCTATACCAGACTATATTAAGGTGATTGATACCGAACTGGATGATAATATTGAAGATAACAGGATTTAA
- a CDS encoding putative type VI secretion system effector → MSDYFQIIKGKISDLKVIDTSLAIFGSGALNGLPAISHAVMGDNLAAASQVATSNRYEDESDFLNSVQYFTCKIGNLEVRGIFCRAFFRNGDQVEVVVEPCDEDGYFAYALRRPIDHRLWLYPWAMKGSKANSRAALKNTGIFTLLVYLFDLVLLIIVSNDLSDFAFGFSVTTPVFILFFLISYFCYKKLLGGGSKEADKIFATLGYPDPKTVDMEKEFFEVFINNKSTSDPDFYFDTTTEEYLREDPDGVKWVSFYRESPPIPDYITVIDTELDDNLEDNRI, encoded by the coding sequence GTGAGTGACTATTTTCAAATTATCAAAGGTAAAATATCTGACCTAAAAGTAATTGATACAAGTTTAGCCATCTTTGGAAGTGGTGCTTTAAATGGTCTACCCGCTATCAGTCACGCAGTAATGGGCGATAATCTTGCCGCTGCCAGTCAAGTAGCAACATCAAACCGCTATGAAGATGAAAGTGATTTTCTTAATAGTGTTCAGTACTTTACTTGTAAAATAGGTAACCTAGAAGTTCGAGGCATTTTTTGTCGAGCATTTTTTCGTAATGGTGATCAGGTAGAAGTTGTGGTTGAACCATGTGACGAAGACGGTTATTTCGCGTATGCGCTACGTCGTCCAATTGATCATCGACTTTGGCTTTACCCTTGGGCAATGAAAGGTTCAAAGGCTAATAGTCGGGCTGCATTAAAAAATACGGGAATTTTTACATTATTAGTTTATCTTTTCGATTTAGTTTTACTAATTATTGTATCTAATGATTTAAGTGACTTTGCTTTTGGGTTTTCTGTTACAACTCCAGTATTTATTTTGTTCTTTTTAATCAGTTATTTTTGCTATAAAAAATTACTCGGAGGTGGCTCAAAAGAGGCCGATAAAATATTTGCCACACTTGGGTATCCCGACCCGAAAACGGTAGACATGGAAAAGGAATTTTTTGAAGTTTTTATAAATAATAAATCCACATCCGATCCAGATTTTTATTTTGACACGACAACCGAAGAATATCTGCGAGAAGACCCGGATGGCGTTAAATGGGTCAGCTTTTACCGTGAATCGCCACCTATACCAGACTATATTACGGTGATTGATACCGAACTGGATGATAATCTTGAAGATAACAGGATTTAA
- a CDS encoding putative type VI secretion system effector, with translation MSEYFQIIKGKISDLKVIDTSLAVFGSGALNGLPAISQALMGDNLAAASQVATSNHYEDESDFLNSVQYFTCKIGNLEVRGFFCRAFFRNGDQVEAVVEPCDEDGYLAYALRRPIDHRLWLYPWAMKGSKANSRAALKSAGIFILPVYLCILVTITILAKQLSAFIAAFTVSTALCTFCFLISFFWNKKLLGGGSKEADKIFATLGYPDPETVDMEKEILEVFINNKSTSDPDFYFDTTTEEFLREDPDGVKWVTFYREAPPIPDYITVIDTELDDNLEDNGI, from the coding sequence ATGAGTGAGTATTTTCAAATTATCAAAGGTAAAATATCTGACCTAAAAGTGATTGATACAAGTTTAGCCGTCTTTGGAAGTGGAGCTTTAAATGGTCTACCCGCTATCAGTCAAGCATTAATGGGCGATAATCTTGCCGCGGCTAGCCAAGTAGCAACATCAAACCACTATGAAGATGAAAGTGATTTTCTTAATAGTGTTCAGTACTTTACTTGTAAAATAGGTAACCTAGAAGTTCGAGGCTTTTTTTGTCGAGCATTTTTTCGTAATGGTGATCAGGTAGAAGCTGTGGTTGAACCATGTGACGAAGATGGTTATTTAGCGTATGCGCTACGTCGTCCAATTGATCATCGACTTTGGCTTTACCCTTGGGCGATGAAAGGTTCAAAGGCTAATAGTCGAGCGGCATTAAAAAGTGCAGGAATTTTTATATTACCCGTTTATCTTTGTATTTTAGTTACAATAACTATACTAGCTAAACAATTGAGTGCTTTTATCGCTGCGTTTACTGTTTCAACGGCATTATGTACCTTTTGCTTTTTAATTAGTTTTTTTTGGAATAAAAAATTACTCGGAGGTGGCTCAAAAGAGGCCGATAAAATATTTGCTACACTAGGCTATCCCGATCCGGAAACGGTAGATATGGAAAAGGAAATATTAGAAGTTTTTATAAATAATAAATCCACATCCGATCCAGATTTTTATTTTGACACGACAACCGAAGAATTTCTGCGAGAAGACCCGGATGGCGTTAAATGGGTCACCTTTTACCGCGAAGCGCCACCAATACCAGATTATATTACGGTGATTGATACCGAACTGGATGATAATCTTGAAGATAACGGGATTTAA
- a CDS encoding putative type VI secretion system effector: MSEYFQIIKGKISDLKVIDTSLAVFGSGTLNGLPAISQALMGDNLAAASQVATSNRYEDESDFLNSVQYFTCKIGNLEVRGIFCRAFFRNGDQVEVVVEPCEEDGYLAYALRRPIDHRLWLYPWAMKGSKANSKYALKSARIFILPIYLCNLILIIALTRDLGAFIATFCIATTICTLLFLIIYCCYKKLLGGGSKEADKIFATLGYPDPETVDMEKEFFEVFMNKSESDPDFYVDTTTEEYRQEVPDGVKWVTFYCEAPPIPDYITVIDTELDDNLDDNGI, encoded by the coding sequence GTGAGTGAGTATTTTCAAATTATCAAAGGTAAAATATCAGACCTAAAAGTGATTGATACAAGTTTAGCCGTTTTTGGAAGTGGAACTTTAAATGGTCTACCCGCTATCAGTCAAGCATTAATGGGCGATAATCTTGCCGCTGCCAGTCAAGTAGCAACATCAAACCGCTATGAAGATGAAAGTGATTTTCTTAATAGTGTTCAGTACTTTACTTGTAAAATAGGTAACCTAGAAGTTCGAGGCATTTTTTGTCGAGCGTTTTTTCGGAATGGTGATCAGGTAGAAGTTGTGGTTGAACCATGTGAAGAAGATGGTTATTTAGCATATGCGCTACGTCGTCCGATTGATCATCGACTTTGGCTTTACCCTTGGGCAATGAAAGGTTCAAAGGCTAATAGTAAATATGCATTAAAAAGTGCGAGAATTTTTATATTACCCATTTATCTTTGTAATTTAATTTTAATTATTGCTCTAACTAGAGATTTAGGTGCTTTTATCGCTACGTTTTGTATTGCAACTACAATATGTACTTTATTATTTTTAATCATTTATTGTTGCTATAAAAAATTACTCGGAGGTGGCTCAAAAGAGGCCGATAAAATATTTGCTACACTTGGGTATCCCGACCCGGAAACGGTCGACATGGAAAAGGAATTTTTTGAAGTTTTTATGAATAAATCCGAATCCGATCCGGATTTCTATGTTGATACGACAACCGAAGAATATCGACAAGAAGTTCCGGATGGTGTTAAATGGGTCACCTTTTACTGTGAAGCGCCACCAATACCAGATTATATTACGGTGATTGATACCGAACTGGATGATAATCTTGATGATAACGGGATTTAA
- a CDS encoding putative type VI secretion system effector: MSEYFQIIKGKISDLKVIDTSLAVFGNGALNGLPAISHALMGDNLAAASQVATSNSYEEESDFLNSVQYFTCKIGNLEVQGIFCRAFFRNGDQVEVVVEPCEEDGYLAYALRRPIDHRLWLYPRAMKGSKANSRAALKSVGLFILSIYLCNLIFIIALTRDLGAFIAAFFITTTVYILLFLIIYFCYKKLLGGGSKEADKIFATLGYPDPKTVDMEKEFLEVFMNKPESDPDFYVDTTTEEYRQEVPDGVKWVTFYCEAPPIPDYITVIDTELDDNLEDNRI; this comes from the coding sequence GTGAGTGAGTATTTTCAAATTATCAAAGGTAAAATATCTGACCTAAAAGTAATTGATACAAGTTTAGCCGTCTTTGGTAATGGAGCTTTAAATGGTCTACCCGCTATCAGTCACGCGTTAATGGGCGATAATCTTGCCGCTGCCAGCCAAGTAGCAACATCAAACAGCTATGAAGAAGAAAGTGATTTTCTTAATAGTGTTCAGTACTTTACTTGTAAAATAGGTAACCTAGAAGTTCAAGGCATTTTTTGTCGAGCGTTTTTTCGTAATGGTGATCAGGTAGAAGTTGTGGTTGAACCATGTGAAGAAGATGGTTATTTAGCGTATGCGCTACGTCGCCCGATCGATCATCGACTTTGGCTTTACCCTAGGGCAATGAAAGGTTCAAAGGCTAATAGTCGGGCTGCATTAAAAAGTGTGGGACTTTTTATATTATCCATTTATCTTTGTAATTTAATTTTTATTATTGCTCTAACTAGAGATTTAGGTGCTTTTATCGCTGCGTTTTTTATTACAACTACAGTATATATTTTATTATTTTTAATCATTTATTTTTGCTATAAAAAATTACTCGGAGGTGGCTCAAAAGAGGCCGATAAAATATTTGCCACACTTGGGTATCCCGACCCGAAAACGGTAGACATGGAAAAGGAGTTTTTAGAAGTTTTTATGAATAAACCCGAATCCGATCCGGATTTCTATGTTGATACGACAACCGAAGAATATCGACAAGAAGTTCCGGATGGTGTTAAATGGGTCACCTTTTACTGTGAAGCGCCACCAATACCAGACTATATTACGGTGATTGATACCGAACTGGATGATAATCTTGAAGATAACAGGATTTAA
- a CDS encoding putative type VI secretion system effector, with amino-acid sequence MSDYFQIIKGKISDLKVIDTSLAVFGSGALNGLPAISQALMGDNLAAASQVATSNHYEDESDFLNSVQYFTCKIGNLEVRGFFCRAFFRNGDQVEAVVEPCDEDGYLAYALRRPIDHRLWLYPWAMKGSKANSRVALKSELIFILPVYFCILAEVIFVSKQLSTFITGFCISTALCTLFFLITYFWYKKLLGGGSKEADKIFATLGYPDPKTVDMEKEILEVFINNKSTSDPDFYFDTTTEEYLREDPDGVKWVSFYREAPPIPDYITVIDTELDDNLDDNGI; translated from the coding sequence GTGAGTGACTATTTTCAAATTATCAAAGGTAAAATATCAGATCTAAAAGTGATTGATACAAGTTTAGCCGTCTTTGGAAGTGGAGCTTTAAATGGTCTACCCGCTATCAGTCAAGCATTAATGGGCGATAATCTTGCCGCGGCTAGCCAAGTAGCAACATCAAACCACTATGAAGATGAAAGTGATTTTCTTAATAGTGTTCAGTACTTTACTTGTAAAATAGGTAACCTAGAAGTTCGAGGCTTTTTTTGTCGAGCATTTTTTCGTAATGGTGATCAGGTAGAAGCTGTGGTTGAACCATGTGACGAAGATGGTTATTTAGCGTATGCGCTACGTCGTCCAATTGATCATCGACTTTGGCTTTACCCTTGGGCGATGAAAGGTTCAAAGGCTAATAGTCGAGTGGCATTAAAAAGTGAGTTAATTTTTATACTACCAGTTTATTTTTGTATTTTAGCTGAAGTTATTTTTGTATCTAAACAGTTAAGCACTTTTATCACTGGATTTTGTATTTCAACTGCATTATGTACCTTATTCTTTTTAATTACTTATTTTTGGTATAAAAAATTACTCGGAGGAGGCTCAAAAGAGGCCGATAAAATATTTGCTACACTAGGCTATCCTGACCCGAAAACGGTAGACATGGAAAAGGAAATATTAGAAGTTTTTATAAATAATAAATCCACATCCGATCCAGATTTTTATTTTGACACGACAACCGAAGAATATCTGCGAGAAGACCCGGATGGCGTTAAATGGGTCAGCTTTTACCGTGAAGCGCCACCTATACCAGATTATATTACGGTGATTGATACCGAACTGGATGATAATCTTGATGATAACGGGATTTAA
- a CDS encoding putative type VI secretion system effector, producing the protein MSEYFQIIKGKISDLKVIDTSLAVFGTGALNGLPAISQALMGDNLAAASQVATSNRYEDESDFLNSVQYFTCKIGNLEVRGIFCRAFFRNGDQVEVVVEPCEKDGYFAYALRRPIDHRLWLYPRAMKGSKANSRAALKSVGLFILSIYLCNLIFIIALTRDLGAFIAAFFITTTVYILLFLIIYFCYKKLLGGGSKEADKIFATLGYPDPKTVDMEKEFFEVFINNKSTSDPDFYFDTTTEEYLRKDPDGVKWVSFYREAPPIPDYITVIDTELDDNLDDNGI; encoded by the coding sequence ATGAGTGAGTATTTTCAAATTATCAAAGGTAAAATATCTGATCTAAAAGTGATTGATACAAGTTTAGCCGTCTTTGGAACTGGAGCTTTAAATGGTCTACCCGCTATCAGTCAAGCATTAATGGGCGATAATCTTGCCGCTGCCAGTCAAGTAGCAACATCAAACCGCTATGAAGATGAAAGTGATTTTCTTAATAGTGTTCAGTACTTTACTTGTAAAATAGGAAACCTAGAAGTTCGAGGCATTTTTTGTCGAGCATTTTTTCGGAATGGTGATCAGGTAGAAGTTGTAGTTGAACCATGTGAAAAAGACGGTTATTTCGCGTATGCGTTACGTCGTCCAATTGATCATCGACTTTGGCTTTACCCTAGGGCAATGAAAGGTTCAAAGGCTAATAGTCGGGCTGCATTAAAAAGTGTGGGACTTTTTATATTATCCATTTATCTTTGTAATTTAATTTTTATTATTGCTCTAACTAGAGATTTAGGTGCTTTTATCGCTGCGTTTTTTATTACAACTACAGTATATATTTTATTATTTTTAATCATTTATTTTTGCTATAAAAAATTACTCGGAGGTGGCTCAAAAGAGGCCGATAAAATATTTGCTACACTAGGCTATCCCGACCCGAAAACGGTAGACATGGAAAAGGAATTTTTTGAAGTTTTTATAAATAATAAATCCACATCCGATCCAGATTTTTATTTTGACACGACAACCGAAGAATATCTACGAAAAGACCCGGATGGCGTTAAATGGGTCAGCTTTTACCGTGAAGCGCCACCAATACCAGACTATATTACGGTGATTGATACCGAACTGGATGATAATCTTGATGATAACGGGATTTAA